A stretch of DNA from Candidatus Pseudomonas phytovorans:
CTGTGAAGACGGCTGGGTGGCGGTGGGGGTGCGAGGCCAGGGCCGAGGGCAGCGATTGGGTGTGCAGACGCGCCTGGCCAATATCCAGCGTCAACAAGCGCCCGAAGGGCTGCGCTGGCCAATGCAAAGCCCGTGGCCTGCGTTGCAGGCCATGGCCTCGGTCGCCCTGGTACTGAATGCCAGCGGCCTGAGCTGGGGGCCGACAGGTGGCGTGGGCTACCAGATCGCTACCGGTGTTGAAGTGGTCCATGCCGACAGCGACCTGGACTTGCTGCTGCGCACACCACAGCCATTGGCGCGGGCACAGGCGCGGGAGCTGCTGGATATCCT
This window harbors:
- a CDS encoding malonate decarboxylase holo-ACP synthase — encoded protein: MNAPQPHDLLWGMPVSGLPDDSPQWARDVLVSGQPVVVRRAVCEDGWVAVGVRGQGRGQRLGVQTRLANIQRQQAPEGLRWPMQSPWPALQAMASVALVLNASGLSWGPTGGVGYQIATGVEVVHADSDLDLLLRTPQPLARAQARELLDILDCAPCRIDVQLQTPTGAIALREWAGFAHRVLLKTAHGPRLVSDPWAALERAA